A genomic region of Herbaspirillum sp. DW155 contains the following coding sequences:
- a CDS encoding glycosyltransferase yields the protein MMKEINILCPVYNESENIHFFISEFDRIIGKYSEKYKFTFYFADNCSTDDTLSILKEVAATRGDVRVLGYAKNYGVMKSIYTGILNSKCDALAVFDCDLQDPPELLDKYIALWEQGYSFVYGIRASRQEVRLLSWFRKAYKKIERMVNPNPVLVESGAWFLDNEIIDVMRRNNNFDSYLPGLLSRVAYNSIGVPYARVNRKFGTSKFNFFGYLNYARDGLLSGTITPLRISVAIGLSLFVLSMLSSLYFLFAKFYLQIQFSNGIAALLVLTLTLFSFNFLILGIFGEYLGRLYLARSTQEPAIILYDSDRADKAN from the coding sequence ATGATGAAAGAGATCAATATCCTGTGTCCGGTCTATAACGAATCGGAGAACATTCATTTTTTCATTTCCGAGTTTGATCGGATCATTGGCAAATATTCGGAAAAATATAAATTCACGTTCTACTTCGCCGACAACTGTTCGACCGACGACACGCTTTCGATCCTGAAAGAAGTGGCAGCGACGCGAGGTGATGTCCGGGTCTTGGGATACGCAAAGAACTACGGCGTGATGAAGTCCATCTATACCGGCATCCTCAACAGCAAATGCGATGCGCTGGCCGTGTTCGATTGCGACCTGCAAGACCCGCCCGAACTTCTCGACAAGTACATCGCGCTGTGGGAGCAGGGATATTCATTCGTCTATGGCATCCGCGCATCACGGCAGGAAGTGCGCTTGCTGTCCTGGTTCCGCAAGGCCTACAAGAAAATCGAACGGATGGTCAATCCCAATCCGGTGCTGGTCGAAAGCGGCGCATGGTTCCTCGATAACGAGATCATCGACGTCATGCGCAGAAACAACAACTTCGACAGCTACCTGCCCGGCTTGTTATCACGGGTCGCGTACAACTCGATAGGCGTGCCCTACGCCCGTGTCAATCGGAAATTCGGCACGTCAAAATTCAATTTCTTCGGCTATCTCAATTACGCGAGAGACGGCCTGTTGAGTGGCACGATCACGCCGCTACGGATATCGGTAGCCATCGGCCTGTCGCTGTTCGTACTGTCGATGCTTTCTTCGCTTTATTTTCTGTTCGCCAAGTTCTACCTTCAGATCCAGTTCTCCAACGGCATTGCGGCGTTACTGGTTCTGACGCTGACCCTCTTCAGCTTCAATTTCCTCATCCTCGGGATCTTCGGCGAATATCTGGGCCGCTTGTATCTTGCGCGCAGCACGCAAGAACCTGCGATCATCCTGTACGACAGTGATCGCGCTGACAAAGCGAACTGA
- a CDS encoding GtrA family protein: MQNKVAEFKTLVRFGVTGVLVTTTAYVLYLIAFSFTGNDFASVLVSYILAIPLSFHLNCKFVFHKEYALKSFGQFAAMQLAAMLLNYAILHQLNAYCPRYVSALLSYGLVPVIVFGVSRLVIFKK; this comes from the coding sequence GTGCAAAACAAGGTTGCAGAATTCAAGACACTCGTCAGATTCGGCGTGACAGGCGTACTGGTCACCACAACGGCGTACGTCCTGTATCTGATCGCCTTCTCTTTCACGGGAAATGATTTTGCCTCGGTGCTGGTTTCATACATTCTGGCCATCCCGCTGTCGTTCCACCTGAATTGCAAATTCGTCTTTCATAAAGAATACGCGCTCAAGTCGTTCGGCCAGTTCGCAGCCATGCAATTGGCGGCCATGTTATTGAATTACGCTATCTTGCATCAGCTAAATGCCTACTGTCCGCGGTACGTCTCAGCATTGCTCAGTTACGGTCTCGTACCGGTTATTGTTTTTGGCGTAAGTCGATTGGTTATTTTCAAAAAATGA
- a CDS encoding class I SAM-dependent methyltransferase has protein sequence MKCTVCGGEHFEARTILWDELTNDWQLSEYEAGYINRQQGEACTQCGANLRSIALADAIRHHIGTTDTLLAFASSKDAEKFSILEINEAGNLTQALRRFPHHVFGEYLQVDIHAIPYPDASFDLVVHSDTLEHVPNPVHALQECRRVLNPGGALCFTVPVIVDRMTRNRTGMKKKLSRRLQHRHR, from the coding sequence ATGAAATGCACAGTCTGCGGCGGAGAACATTTCGAAGCCCGTACAATTCTCTGGGATGAACTGACCAATGACTGGCAGTTGTCCGAATACGAAGCCGGCTATATCAACAGGCAACAGGGAGAGGCTTGCACGCAGTGCGGCGCCAATCTTCGGTCGATCGCATTGGCGGATGCCATCCGCCATCACATTGGTACCACCGATACGCTGCTGGCCTTTGCTTCCAGCAAGGACGCCGAAAAGTTTTCGATACTGGAAATCAATGAGGCCGGCAACCTCACTCAGGCGCTGCGTCGGTTTCCGCATCATGTGTTCGGGGAATATCTCCAGGTCGACATTCATGCTATTCCTTATCCGGACGCGTCCTTTGACCTGGTGGTTCACTCCGACACATTGGAGCACGTTCCCAATCCCGTCCACGCGCTGCAGGAATGCAGACGTGTATTGAACCCGGGCGGCGCGCTTTGCTTTACGGTTCCGGTCATCGTAGACAGGATGACCAGAAACAGGACCGGAATGAAAAAAAAGCTTTCACGGCGACTACAACACCGGCACAGATGA
- a CDS encoding SDR family oxidoreductase translates to MRILVTGASGFVGSALVRHLATSSSYAVRASLRDSAGWDAPAAVEVVRGGALDAHTDWRAALAHVDVVVHCAARVHVMQEKAADPLQEFRRCNVDGTLNLARQAQAAGVKRFVFLSSIKVNGEHTRAGHPFTADDIPAPADPYGISKLEAEQGLLQLARQGAMDVTIIRPVLIYGPGVKANFLSMMRWVRKGIPLPLGAVTHNRRSIVALDNLVDLITVCLHHPAARNQVFLVSDGTDLSTAELLTRIARALGVPSRLLPVPLCWLQFAAAATGKRSVMQRLCGSLQVNQDKTLQLLQWHPPASTDAALRALADVFSSTNQSK, encoded by the coding sequence ATGCGCATCCTTGTCACGGGCGCCTCCGGTTTTGTCGGCAGCGCGCTTGTCCGCCACCTCGCTACCTCCTCCAGCTATGCCGTACGTGCATCATTGCGCGACAGCGCAGGCTGGGACGCTCCCGCCGCCGTGGAAGTGGTGCGGGGCGGCGCCCTCGATGCGCACACCGACTGGCGTGCTGCGCTCGCCCACGTGGACGTGGTGGTGCATTGTGCCGCGCGGGTACACGTGATGCAGGAAAAGGCAGCCGACCCGCTGCAGGAATTCCGCCGCTGCAATGTCGATGGCACGCTCAACCTGGCGCGCCAGGCCCAGGCGGCGGGCGTGAAGCGCTTCGTCTTCCTCAGCTCGATCAAGGTCAATGGGGAGCACACGCGCGCCGGCCATCCCTTCACGGCCGACGATATCCCGGCCCCGGCAGATCCTTACGGCATCTCGAAACTGGAAGCCGAACAGGGCTTGCTGCAACTGGCACGGCAGGGCGCCATGGACGTGACGATCATCCGGCCGGTCCTGATCTATGGTCCCGGGGTGAAGGCCAATTTCCTGAGCATGATGCGTTGGGTGCGAAAAGGGATACCGCTGCCGCTGGGTGCGGTAACGCATAACCGACGCAGCATCGTGGCCCTCGACAACCTGGTTGACCTGATCACCGTCTGCTTGCACCATCCGGCTGCGCGGAACCAGGTTTTCCTTGTCAGTGACGGGACTGATCTGTCAACTGCCGAGCTACTCACGCGCATCGCGCGGGCACTGGGTGTGCCATCACGTTTGCTGCCGGTACCGCTCTGCTGGCTGCAGTTCGCCGCAGCCGCCACCGGCAAGCGTAGTGTCATGCAGCGGCTGTGCGGATCACTGCAAGTCAACCAGGACAAGACGCTTCAGTTACTGCAATGGCACCCTCCCGCTTCCACTGACGCGGCGCTCAGAGCTCTGGCAGATGTATTCTCCTCAACAAACCAATCCAAATAA
- a CDS encoding efflux transporter outer membrane subunit: protein MTKLSLPRSPRLLQLCAALMVAGVLGGCSLAPTYDRPQAPVEASYPADAAGRAELQAVNLGWRQFFPDERLQQLIAAALENNRDLRTAVLNIEQARAQYQIARADLLPGLNVSGNAARTRTAASQSLTGQPVISNSYQVGLAVPAYELDFFGRVRSLKDAALATYLATEEAQKSAQISLIAQVAQAYLSERSYAEQLQLANDTLQSREANLALAKKSFDVGASSALDYRLSQTLVESARVSKAQLERQRAQAENALTLLVGKKVGNLPPAQLLSDEKIVTDIPAGLPSDLLTNRPDIRSAEQSLLAANANIGAARAAFFPSITLTGSYGSASNTLGGLFESGSGAWSFGPSLSLPIFNYGRNSANLDLAEVRKNQAVVTYEKTIQTAFREVADALVARGALDDQVKAQEAFLVAQQERRNLTDLRFKNGIASSLDQLDAQRDLFSAQQSLIQARQLRLNNAIDLYKALGGGLQENTTPAQAAR from the coding sequence ATGACCAAACTGTCGTTGCCGCGCTCGCCTCGCCTGCTGCAATTGTGCGCAGCGCTGATGGTGGCCGGCGTATTGGGGGGCTGCTCGCTGGCGCCCACTTATGATCGTCCGCAAGCGCCGGTGGAAGCCTCCTATCCGGCCGATGCCGCTGGCCGTGCCGAACTGCAGGCGGTGAACCTGGGCTGGCGCCAGTTCTTCCCCGACGAGCGCCTGCAGCAGCTGATCGCAGCCGCCCTGGAGAACAACCGTGACCTGCGCACGGCGGTGCTCAACATCGAGCAAGCGCGTGCCCAGTACCAGATCGCCCGCGCCGATTTGCTGCCCGGCCTGAACGTGAGCGGCAATGCCGCGCGCACCCGCACGGCGGCCAGCCAGTCGCTGACGGGACAACCGGTCATCAGCAACAGCTATCAGGTCGGACTGGCCGTTCCGGCCTACGAGCTGGACTTCTTCGGTCGCGTGCGCAGCCTCAAGGATGCGGCACTGGCGACCTATCTCGCCACCGAAGAAGCGCAGAAGTCGGCGCAGATCAGCCTGATTGCCCAGGTGGCGCAGGCTTATCTCTCCGAGCGTTCCTATGCGGAGCAGCTGCAGCTGGCCAATGACACGCTCCAGTCGCGCGAAGCCAACCTCGCGCTGGCGAAAAAGAGCTTTGACGTGGGCGCCAGTTCGGCGTTGGATTACCGGCTGTCACAGACGCTGGTGGAATCGGCCCGGGTTTCCAAGGCGCAGCTGGAGCGCCAGCGGGCGCAGGCCGAGAATGCATTGACGCTCCTGGTCGGCAAGAAGGTGGGCAATCTGCCGCCGGCGCAACTGCTGTCGGATGAAAAGATCGTCACCGACATACCGGCCGGCCTTCCCTCGGATCTGCTGACCAATCGTCCGGACATCCGCTCGGCCGAGCAGAGCCTGCTGGCGGCCAATGCCAACATCGGTGCGGCGCGCGCAGCCTTCTTCCCTAGCATCACGCTGACGGGCAGCTACGGTAGTGCCAGCAACACACTGGGGGGCTTGTTCGAGTCGGGTTCGGGTGCGTGGAGCTTTGGTCCGTCGCTGTCGCTGCCGATCTTCAACTACGGCCGCAACAGCGCCAATCTGGATCTGGCCGAAGTACGCAAGAACCAGGCTGTGGTGACCTACGAAAAGACCATCCAGACGGCCTTCCGCGAGGTGGCCGATGCGCTGGTGGCGCGCGGTGCGCTGGACGATCAGGTGAAAGCGCAGGAGGCCTTCCTCGTCGCGCAGCAGGAACGCCGGAACCTGACCGACCTGCGCTTCAAGAATGGCATCGCGTCGTCGCTGGATCAGCTCGATGCGCAGCGTGATCTGTTCTCGGCGCAGCAGTCCTTGATTCAGGCGCGGCAGTTGCGGTTGAACAATGCGATTGATTTGTACAAGGCGTTGGGTGGCGGGTTACAGGAAAATACCACACCTGCGCAAGCTGCCAGATAG
- a CDS encoding efflux RND transporter permease subunit produces MGKFFIDRPVFAWVLAIFIMLAGALAITGLPVSQYPNIAPPTIVVTATYPGATAQTLDDSVTSLIEQEMNGADGLQYIESQSQANGQVQITITFSPETNPDLAAVDVQNRLKRVEARLPAAVTQQGVQVTKSRSNFLLFIGLSSTDGKLDPVALGDYLSRNVLNEIKRVPGVGQAQLFGTERAMRIWIDPNKLIGLSLTPGDVTAAITAQNALVAGGTLGALPSPGTQQIAATVVVNGQLTSPEQFGNIVLRANANGSTVRLRDVARVEVGGQSYDTSGRLDGKPSSFIGVQLSPTANALGTATAVHKKMEELSKYFPAGVKYTIPYDTSKFVKISIEEVVKTLIEAIVLVFLVMFLFLQNIRYTIIPTIVVPVALLGTFATLLLFGFSINVLTMFGMVLAIGILVDDAIVVVENVERIMSEEGLSPPEATRKAMGQISGALIGITLVLIAVFIPMAFFGGAVGAIYRQFSLSMVASMVFSVLMAFTLTPALCATILKPVEKGHHHEKKGFFGWFNRKFNTTASGYQGLIGRMLTKAGRYMIVYVVILACVGLLYVRLPASFLPNEDQGYIITNVQLPPGASTARTLEVVKQIEQYYLKDPAVEHAIAVLGYSFSGNGQNAALVFTPLKDWSERDKSQSADAIAGKAFGAFSRIKDAIVFPLNPPPIPELGNATGFTFRLQDRAGLGHAALVQARNQVLGMAAQSKVLAGVRPEGLEDAPQLQLDIDRDKANALGVPFSTINSVLSTALGSSYVNDFPNMGRQQRVIVQADANRRLQPEDLTGLYARNSNGGMVPFSAFVTAKWINGPVQLVRYNGYPAMKIAGGAAPGRSTGEAMAEMESFVTKLPPGFGFEWTGQSLEEKTSGNQAPALYALSLIAVFLVLAALYESTSIPLAVMLVVPLGILGALLGVTLRAMPNDVYFKVGMIAVVGLSAKNAILIIEFAKDLQAQGMGLIEATLEAVHLRFRPIIMTSLAFILGVLPLAIASGAGSASQRAIGTGVMGGMITATVLAVFLVPIFFVVVRKVFKGSERQRKFDAEHSPKIDSGE; encoded by the coding sequence ATGGGAAAGTTCTTTATTGATCGCCCCGTATTTGCGTGGGTGCTAGCGATCTTCATCATGCTGGCCGGTGCGCTGGCCATCACCGGCCTGCCGGTGTCCCAGTACCCCAACATTGCGCCGCCGACCATCGTGGTCACCGCCACCTATCCGGGTGCGACCGCGCAGACCCTGGACGATTCGGTGACCAGCCTGATCGAACAGGAAATGAACGGCGCCGATGGCCTGCAATACATCGAGTCGCAAAGCCAGGCCAACGGCCAGGTGCAGATCACCATCACCTTCTCGCCCGAAACCAATCCGGACCTGGCGGCGGTGGATGTCCAGAACCGCCTGAAGCGCGTCGAGGCCCGCCTGCCGGCGGCCGTGACGCAACAGGGCGTGCAGGTCACCAAGTCGCGTTCGAACTTCCTGCTCTTCATCGGCTTGTCTTCCACCGATGGCAAGCTCGATCCGGTGGCGCTGGGTGACTATCTGTCGCGCAATGTCCTGAACGAAATCAAGCGCGTGCCCGGCGTGGGCCAGGCACAGCTGTTCGGCACCGAACGCGCCATGCGCATCTGGATCGATCCGAACAAGCTGATCGGCCTGAGCCTGACGCCCGGCGATGTGACCGCCGCCATCACCGCGCAGAACGCGCTGGTGGCCGGTGGCACCCTGGGCGCCCTGCCCAGCCCCGGTACCCAGCAGATTGCCGCGACCGTGGTGGTCAACGGCCAGCTGACCTCGCCCGAGCAGTTCGGCAACATCGTGCTGCGCGCCAATGCCAATGGCTCGACCGTGCGCCTGCGCGACGTGGCCAGGGTGGAAGTGGGTGGCCAGAGCTATGACACCTCCGGTCGCCTGGACGGCAAGCCTTCATCGTTCATCGGCGTGCAGCTCTCGCCCACCGCCAATGCGCTGGGCACCGCCACGGCCGTGCACAAGAAGATGGAAGAACTGTCCAAGTACTTCCCGGCCGGTGTGAAGTACACCATCCCCTACGACACCTCCAAGTTCGTCAAGATCTCGATCGAGGAAGTGGTCAAGACCCTGATCGAAGCCATCGTGCTGGTGTTCCTGGTGATGTTCCTGTTCCTGCAGAACATCCGCTACACCATCATCCCCACCATCGTGGTGCCGGTGGCGCTCTTGGGTACCTTTGCCACCCTGCTGTTGTTCGGCTTCTCGATCAACGTGCTGACCATGTTCGGCATGGTGCTGGCCATCGGTATTCTGGTCGACGATGCCATCGTGGTGGTGGAAAACGTCGAACGCATCATGAGCGAGGAAGGACTCTCGCCGCCTGAAGCGACCCGCAAGGCGATGGGCCAGATCAGCGGTGCGCTCATCGGCATCACCCTGGTGCTGATCGCGGTGTTCATCCCGATGGCCTTCTTCGGGGGTGCGGTGGGTGCGATCTATCGTCAGTTCTCGCTGTCGATGGTGGCCTCCATGGTGTTCTCGGTGCTGATGGCCTTCACCCTCACACCGGCGCTGTGCGCAACCATCCTGAAACCCGTGGAAAAGGGTCACCACCACGAGAAGAAGGGCTTCTTCGGCTGGTTCAACCGCAAGTTCAACACCACCGCCAGTGGCTATCAGGGCTTGATCGGCCGCATGCTGACCAAGGCCGGCCGCTACATGATCGTCTACGTGGTCATTCTGGCCTGCGTGGGTCTGCTCTACGTGCGCCTGCCGGCCTCCTTCCTGCCCAACGAAGACCAGGGCTACATCATCACCAACGTCCAGCTGCCGCCGGGCGCCAGCACGGCACGCACCCTTGAGGTGGTCAAGCAGATCGAGCAGTACTACCTCAAGGATCCGGCCGTGGAACACGCCATTGCGGTGCTGGGTTATTCGTTCTCCGGTAACGGTCAGAACGCAGCGCTGGTGTTCACTCCGCTCAAGGACTGGTCCGAGCGTGACAAGTCGCAATCGGCCGATGCCATCGCCGGCAAGGCCTTCGGTGCCTTCTCGCGGATCAAGGATGCGATCGTGTTCCCGCTGAACCCGCCGCCGATTCCGGAACTGGGTAACGCCACCGGTTTCACGTTCCGTCTGCAGGATCGTGCCGGCCTGGGTCATGCTGCGCTGGTGCAGGCACGCAACCAGGTCCTGGGCATGGCCGCGCAGAGCAAGGTGCTGGCCGGTGTACGTCCGGAAGGTCTGGAAGATGCGCCGCAGCTGCAACTGGACATCGACCGCGACAAGGCCAATGCGCTGGGCGTGCCGTTCTCGACGATCAACAGCGTGCTCTCGACGGCACTGGGTTCGTCCTATGTGAACGATTTCCCCAACATGGGCCGCCAGCAGCGCGTGATCGTCCAGGCCGATGCCAACCGCCGCCTGCAACCTGAAGATCTGACCGGTTTGTATGCCCGCAACTCCAACGGTGGCATGGTGCCGTTCTCGGCCTTCGTGACGGCCAAGTGGATCAACGGCCCGGTGCAGCTGGTGCGCTACAACGGCTATCCGGCCATGAAGATCGCCGGTGGTGCCGCTCCCGGACGCAGTACGGGTGAAGCCATGGCCGAGATGGAATCCTTCGTGACCAAGCTGCCGCCGGGCTTCGGTTTCGAATGGACCGGCCAGTCGCTGGAAGAAAAGACCTCCGGCAACCAGGCGCCCGCGCTGTATGCCCTGTCGCTGATCGCGGTGTTCCTGGTGCTGGCGGCCTTGTATGAAAGCACCTCGATCCCGCTGGCGGTGATGCTGGTGGTGCCGCTGGGTATCCTCGGTGCACTGCTGGGTGTGACGCTGCGCGCCATGCCCAACGACGTGTACTTCAAGGTGGGGATGATTGCGGTGGTGGGTCTGTCGGCCAAGAACGCGATTCTGATCATCGAGTTTGCCAAGGATCTGCAGGCGCAAGGCATGGGCCTGATCGAGGCGACGCTGGAAGCGGTACACCTGCGCTTCCGTCCGATCATCATGACCTCGCTGGCCTTCATCCTCGGTGTGCTGCCGCTGGCCATCGCCTCTGGTGCCGGTTCGGCCAGCCAGCGCGCCATCGGTACCGGCGTCATGGGCGGCATGATTACCGCCACCGTGCTGGCCGTGTTCCTGGTGCCGATCTTCTTCGTGGTCGTGCGCAAAGTATTCAAGGGCAGCGAGCGTCAGCGCAAGTTTGACGCCGAGCACTCGCCCAAGATTGATAGTGGAGAATGA
- a CDS encoding efflux RND transporter periplasmic adaptor subunit has protein sequence MSSVSRFTRLTMTVAVAAALVACGQKPAAQGGQMPPAEVSVVTIAQQRVAITNELPGRVEAFRTAQVRARVAGIVQKRVFKEGSEVKEGQVLFKIDPAQYKASLESAQATLARAQANLTQTTLTVQRYKPLVEVNAISRQDYDNAVASQKQAEADVASGKAAVQTASLNLGYATVTSPISGRIGRALVTEGALVGQSDVTQLALVQQLDPVYVNVTQSSADLLRLQQAMAAGQLKTVGDNKASVTLVLENGQPYDQPGKLLFSDVSVDEGTGTVSLRAEFPNPKRLLLPGTYVRTKIEQAVDEQALLVPQQAVTRDAGGSSVMVVNAENKVEARPVKTGGARGNNWQVTDGLKEGDRVIVEGLQKVRPGATVKPVQWNPAGASAPADGQPAKPEASTQPKAN, from the coding sequence ATGAGCTCAGTCAGTCGTTTCACGCGCCTCACCATGACCGTCGCCGTTGCCGCCGCGCTGGTCGCCTGCGGTCAGAAACCCGCCGCCCAAGGCGGCCAGATGCCGCCGGCCGAGGTCTCGGTGGTGACCATCGCCCAGCAGCGTGTGGCCATTACCAATGAACTGCCGGGCCGCGTGGAAGCCTTCCGCACGGCGCAGGTGCGCGCACGGGTGGCGGGCATCGTCCAGAAACGTGTCTTCAAGGAAGGCAGCGAGGTCAAGGAAGGCCAGGTGCTCTTCAAGATCGATCCGGCCCAGTACAAGGCCAGCCTGGAAAGCGCGCAAGCCACGCTGGCACGCGCCCAGGCCAACCTGACCCAGACCACGCTGACGGTGCAACGCTACAAGCCGCTGGTGGAAGTCAATGCCATCTCCAGGCAGGATTACGACAACGCGGTCGCTTCCCAGAAACAGGCCGAGGCCGATGTGGCCTCCGGCAAGGCGGCGGTGCAAACGGCCAGCCTGAACCTGGGCTATGCCACGGTGACCTCGCCGATCTCCGGACGCATCGGCCGCGCGCTGGTGACCGAGGGCGCGCTGGTGGGCCAGAGCGACGTGACCCAGCTGGCGCTGGTGCAGCAGCTTGATCCGGTCTACGTCAACGTCACCCAGTCCAGCGCCGACCTGCTCAGGCTGCAACAGGCCATGGCGGCCGGCCAGTTGAAGACCGTGGGCGACAACAAGGCCAGCGTGACCCTGGTGCTGGAAAACGGCCAGCCCTACGACCAGCCGGGCAAGCTGCTGTTCTCCGATGTGAGCGTGGATGAGGGTACCGGTACGGTCTCGCTGCGCGCCGAGTTCCCCAACCCCAAGCGCCTGCTGCTGCCGGGTACCTATGTGCGTACCAAGATCGAACAGGCCGTGGACGAACAGGCCCTGCTGGTGCCGCAACAAGCCGTTACGCGCGACGCCGGCGGCTCCTCGGTGATGGTGGTCAATGCCGAGAACAAGGTCGAGGCCCGTCCGGTCAAGACCGGCGGTGCGCGCGGCAACAACTGGCAAGTCACCGATGGCTTGAAGGAAGGTGATCGCGTCATCGTGGAAGGCCTGCAGAAGGTCCGTCCGGGCGCCACCGTCAAGCCGGTCCAATGGAATCCCGCGGGCGCTTCCGCACCGGCTGACGGCCAGCCGGCCAAGCCAGAGGCGAGCACCCAACCGAAAGCTAACTAA
- a CDS encoding TetR family transcriptional regulator: MARSTKEEALETRSRILDAAEQVFHERGVSQTSLADVAKAAEVTRGAIYWHFKNKTDLFDAMCERVRLPMEAVLEENASPQVEDPLGQFLRSGIYVLTMAATDERCRRVFDIIFNKCEFADAHDPILIRQRECHVDGLLRLEQILGNAVARGQLPATLDIRLACLAAHATFSGLLTDWFFSPDSFDLVKDGERILAASLYALKTAPSLQKPQPE; encoded by the coding sequence ATGGCCCGATCGACCAAGGAAGAAGCGCTGGAAACCCGTTCCCGCATCCTCGATGCGGCCGAGCAGGTGTTCCATGAGCGCGGCGTGTCGCAAACCTCACTGGCCGACGTGGCCAAGGCGGCCGAGGTCACGCGCGGCGCCATTTACTGGCATTTCAAGAACAAGACGGATCTGTTCGATGCCATGTGCGAGCGGGTGCGCCTGCCGATGGAAGCGGTGCTGGAAGAAAACGCCAGCCCGCAGGTGGAAGACCCGCTGGGCCAGTTTCTGCGCAGCGGCATCTACGTGCTGACCATGGCGGCGACCGATGAGCGCTGCCGTCGCGTGTTCGACATCATCTTCAACAAGTGCGAATTCGCCGACGCGCATGACCCGATCCTGATTCGCCAGCGCGAATGCCACGTCGATGGCCTGTTGCGGCTGGAACAGATCCTGGGCAACGCGGTGGCACGCGGCCAGCTCCCGGCCACGCTCGATATCCGCCTGGCCTGCCTGGCCGCGCATGCCACCTTCAGCGGCTTGCTCACGGACTGGTTCTTTTCACCCGACAGTTTTGATCTGGTCAAGGATGGCGAACGCATCCTGGCGGCCTCGCTCTATGCGCTCAAGACTGCGCCTTCGCTGCAGAAGCCGCAGCCGGAGTGA
- a CDS encoding rhodanese-like domain-containing protein, with amino-acid sequence MEHITAPELAAWINDPDRPTPLLLDVREPWEYQTCHIAGVQLIPMNTIPGRFSELDEEQPVVCICHHGGRSMQVAAFLERQGFSKVINLTGGVHAWANQVDPSMPTY; translated from the coding sequence ATGGAGCACATCACTGCCCCGGAACTGGCGGCCTGGATCAACGATCCGGACCGCCCCACGCCCCTGCTGCTGGACGTGCGCGAGCCCTGGGAATACCAGACCTGCCACATCGCCGGCGTACAGCTGATCCCGATGAACACCATCCCCGGCCGTTTCTCGGAGCTGGATGAAGAACAGCCGGTGGTCTGCATCTGCCATCACGGCGGCCGCAGCATGCAGGTGGCGGCCTTCCTGGAGCGCCAGGGGTTTTCCAAGGTCATCAACCTGACCGGTGGGGTACATGCCTGGGCGAACCAGGTCGATCCCTCGATGCCGACCTATTGA
- a CDS encoding protein-L-isoaspartate O-methyltransferase, which yields MNIEQARFNMIEQQIRPWNVLAQDVLDLLMVVKREEFVPAAYRSLAFFDTEIPLPGGENMLAPKIEARILQEANVKKHEYVLEIGAGSGYMAALLAHKARHVTTVEISPELKALAEQNLADYGVANVDVQLGNGAQGWTGADGKAAEYDVIVISGSLPVLPDTFGKQLKIGGRLLAIVGSAPVMELQLITRTSEHVFETVNIVETLAKPLHAAITPSHFTF from the coding sequence ATGAATATCGAACAAGCCCGCTTCAACATGATCGAGCAGCAAATCCGCCCCTGGAACGTGCTGGCGCAAGACGTGCTGGACCTGCTGATGGTCGTCAAGCGTGAAGAATTCGTCCCGGCCGCCTATCGCAGCCTGGCCTTCTTCGATACCGAGATCCCGCTGCCGGGTGGTGAAAACATGCTGGCGCCCAAGATCGAAGCGCGCATCCTGCAGGAAGCCAATGTGAAGAAGCACGAATATGTGCTGGAAATCGGCGCAGGTTCGGGTTACATGGCCGCGCTGCTGGCGCACAAGGCGCGTCACGTGACGACCGTGGAAATCTCGCCGGAACTGAAGGCCCTGGCCGAACAGAACCTGGCCGACTACGGCGTGGCCAACGTGGACGTGCAACTGGGCAATGGCGCGCAAGGCTGGACCGGCGCCGATGGCAAGGCCGCCGAATACGACGTGATCGTCATTTCCGGCTCGCTGCCGGTGCTGCCGGATACCTTCGGCAAGCAACTCAAGATCGGCGGCCGCCTGCTGGCCATCGTCGGCTCGGCCCCGGTGATGGAACTGCAACTGATCACCCGCACCTCGGAACACGTCTTCGAGACCGTCAACATCGTGGAAACCCTGGCCAAGCCGCTGCATGCAGCGATCACGCCCTCCCACTTCACGTTCTGA